One Olsenella sp. oral taxon 807 DNA segment encodes these proteins:
- a CDS encoding ATP-binding protein — protein sequence MFCTRFTGEHENDFADTAEYEGSLLALLRETQAFVKRHTAESWEKTPNSRIERRSHSERAVEETLVNALIHRSYLELGSEVHVDMYNDCMKVRSLGGKIGAPLSDDIIKNRVRSERRNPIIADVFNRMSLMERRGSGLREICTATASEDAYRPEFMPRLETGENWFTVTLYNMNYVEADTVGTQVGTPSCDIMPGISTSFFDALAC from the coding sequence GTGTTCTGCACGCGCTTCACCGGCGAGCACGAGAACGACTTCGCGGACACGGCGGAGTACGAGGGCAGCCTGCTCGCCCTGCTCCGCGAGACCCAGGCATTCGTCAAGCGCCACACGGCCGAGTCGTGGGAAAAGACCCCCAACAGCAGAATTGAGCGGCGTAGCCACAGCGAGAGAGCAGTTGAGGAGACACTCGTGAACGCACTCATCCACCGCTCGTACCTCGAACTCGGCAGCGAGGTGCACGTGGACATGTACAACGATTGCATGAAGGTGCGCTCACTCGGCGGGAAGATTGGCGCACCCCTGTCCGACGACATCATAAAAAACCGCGTGAGAAGCGAGCGACGCAACCCCATCATCGCCGATGTCTTCAACCGCATGAGCCTCATGGAGCGCCGAGGCTCCGGGCTTCGCGAGATCTGCACGGCCACCGCCTCCGAGGACGCCTACAGACCGGAGTTCATGCCTAGGCTCGAGACGGGAGAGAACTGGTTCACGGTCACGCTCTACAACATGAACTACGTCGAGGCCGACACAGTCGGCACCCAAGTCGGCACCCCCTCTTGCGACATCATGCCAGGCATCTCCACGTCTTTCTTCGACGCGTTAGCCTGCTGA
- a CDS encoding MFS transporter, which produces MAIFDGCEIVEHTNAEESYGRLCDEEIVVDVANPRCGEAIWMGFGNEYAVGIDGWHVHYDSCEVDYRQLKDDIAAILSGEMCFLAAFAGDGGFGLSSGRVMEKIGRTPSIFLAGSLQCIGFLVSSLLIEAGMVPFTLGICLFYAGQGLMFSPITTMVLGTLSASQAGRGIGTNDLVMNVSGSIGITIFGSIMGTTALSGLSLIGAAGKTATYSNLLLIYAATMMLGIIAFACFRKAINPKER; this is translated from the coding sequence TTGGCGATCTTCGATGGCTGTGAGATCGTGGAGCACACTAACGCTGAGGAAAGCTATGGCCGTCTCTGTGACGAGGAGATCGTAGTCGATGTCGCTAACCCTCGCTGCGGCGAGGCCATATGGATGGGGTTCGGTAACGAGTACGCAGTGGGTATCGATGGGTGGCACGTGCACTACGACTCCTGCGAGGTCGATTACCGACAGCTCAAGGACGATATCGCCGCGATTCTCTCGGGCGAGATGTGCTTCCTCGCTGCCTTTGCCGGAGACGGGGGTTTTGGCCTTAGCTCGGGAAGGGTCATGGAGAAGATCGGTCGTACGCCCTCAATCTTTCTGGCTGGCAGCCTTCAGTGCATTGGGTTTCTGGTCTCCTCCCTTCTCATTGAGGCCGGAATGGTACCGTTCACCTTGGGAATCTGCCTCTTCTACGCAGGCCAGGGCCTCATGTTCTCACCCATCACGACCATGGTGCTTGGCACCTTGAGTGCTTCGCAAGCTGGCCGCGGCATTGGCACGAACGATCTTGTCATGAACGTCAGCGGCTCGATTGGCATTACCATATTCGGCTCCATCATGGGCACCACGGCGCTTTCCGGCCTCAGCCTTATCGGTGCAGCTGGCAAGACGGCGACCTATTCCAACCTCCTGCTCATATATGCTGCCACCATGATGTTGGGCATCATTGCCTTCGCCTGTTTCCGCAAAGCCATCAACCCAAAGGAGCGATAG
- a CDS encoding type IV toxin-antitoxin system AbiEi family antitoxin domain-containing protein: protein MQAIVDLAQESGGMMTTTQVVEAGIPRARISDMVKAGKLERVQRGVYYLADTWKDEFLAAQLRFFKGALSDGTVLFLHGYTDRTPLQLTITFPCSCRATKAREAGIEVRTCADGVLDLGRTSVRTSYGNEVRAYDLKRTLCDVVCGQRIVDVQVVSPAMRQYARSGSKDVQRLLGYAHALEVKKKI from the coding sequence ATGCAGGCTATCGTCGATCTGGCGCAGGAGAGCGGCGGGATGATGACGACGACGCAAGTGGTTGAGGCCGGCATCCCTCGCGCGCGTATCTCGGACATGGTGAAGGCCGGAAAGCTCGAGCGCGTCCAGCGCGGCGTGTACTACCTGGCGGATACCTGGAAGGACGAGTTCCTCGCGGCGCAGCTCCGCTTCTTTAAGGGAGCTTTATCAGACGGGACGGTGCTCTTTCTGCACGGCTACACCGACCGCACCCCCCTCCAACTCACCATAACCTTCCCGTGCTCGTGTCGGGCCACCAAGGCGCGGGAGGCGGGCATCGAGGTGAGGACATGCGCCGATGGGGTCCTCGACCTGGGACGTACAAGCGTCAGGACGAGCTATGGCAACGAGGTGCGGGCGTACGACCTGAAGCGGACGCTCTGCGATGTCGTCTGCGGCCAGCGCATCGTGGACGTGCAGGTGGTCAGCCCGGCCATGAGGCAATACGCTCGCAGCGGCAGCAAGGATGTCCAGAGGCTGCTTGGCTACGCCCATGCGCTCGAAGTGAAGAAGAAGATCTGA
- a CDS encoding nucleotidyl transferase AbiEii/AbiGii toxin family protein: MRTEDIRETDDYPGIRVHLLANYEKMSSLVTVDVTTGDKITPESVEYSYPLLFDDRSIAIMSYLLATTLAEKLEIAISRSVANTRPRDYYDLHTLWLTRRDEAKPDVLRDAVAAAAERRGSHAAMGNYREVMAQVASDDGTLGLWAAYARRYPYVGDMTLGEACGTVVRRWSSGRSATRAARPRAARP; this comes from the coding sequence GTGCGCACTGAGGACATACGCGAGACCGACGACTACCCTGGCATCAGGGTCCACCTGCTGGCGAACTACGAGAAGATGAGCTCGCTGGTGACCGTGGACGTGACCACGGGCGACAAGATCACGCCAGAGTCAGTCGAGTACAGCTACCCGCTGCTGTTCGACGACCGCAGCATCGCCATCATGTCGTACCTGCTCGCCACTACGCTTGCCGAGAAGCTCGAGATCGCCATCAGCAGGAGCGTGGCCAACACACGGCCGCGCGACTACTATGACCTGCACACGCTGTGGCTCACAAGGAGGGACGAAGCCAAACCCGACGTACTGAGGGATGCCGTGGCGGCCGCTGCGGAGAGGCGCGGGTCGCACGCAGCAATGGGCAACTACCGTGAGGTGATGGCCCAGGTGGCCTCCGATGACGGGACGCTCGGCCTCTGGGCTGCTTACGCCCGCAGGTATCCGTACGTTGGCGACATGACGCTCGGGGAGGCGTGTGGGACGGTCGTGCGACGGTGGTCGAGCGGGAGGAGCGCGACGCGGGCGGCGCGTCCTCGTGCCGCGCGACCGTAA
- a CDS encoding ribokinase: MKKVIVFGSLNMDLTIEADRVPYGGETLPGRNFLSNPGGKGANQAVAVSKAGVRTHLVGSVGADVFGDLLLARVASYGVQCDEVILREGVGTGIAMICRVDGDNRILLSAGANHSLSAADVKEALDRLAEPGDVFLTQMECDYATTCAAIQDAHGRGMYVVVNVAPPRDLPQDVWSCIDLVCVNETECAAICGVLPEDDGTLRQALDLLIKRGVGCAVVTLGAGGSAAREGTRLYRAPAARVNAVDTTASGDTYLGVLCAAYVNGMPMEDAMRRASAAAGITASRVGAQRAIPTAAEVDAFMREA, translated from the coding sequence ATGAAAAAGGTCATTGTCTTTGGAAGCCTCAACATGGACCTGACGATTGAGGCCGATCGGGTTCCCTACGGCGGCGAGACGCTGCCCGGGAGGAACTTCCTCTCCAATCCGGGTGGCAAGGGGGCGAATCAGGCCGTGGCTGTGTCCAAGGCGGGGGTTAGGACCCATCTTGTCGGAAGCGTGGGCGCTGACGTCTTTGGCGATCTACTCCTTGCCCGGGTCGCCTCGTACGGTGTCCAGTGTGACGAGGTCATCCTTCGTGAGGGTGTGGGGACGGGCATCGCCATGATCTGTCGCGTCGACGGGGATAACCGGATTCTTCTTTCAGCAGGCGCGAACCACTCGCTTAGCGCTGCAGACGTCAAGGAGGCCCTTGACAGGCTTGCGGAGCCGGGTGATGTCTTCCTGACGCAGATGGAGTGTGACTACGCTACCACCTGCGCAGCCATCCAGGACGCCCACGGGCGCGGCATGTACGTGGTTGTGAACGTCGCCCCGCCCCGGGATCTCCCGCAGGACGTATGGTCTTGCATAGATCTCGTCTGCGTTAACGAGACCGAGTGCGCGGCCATCTGCGGCGTGCTCCCCGAAGACGATGGGACGCTCAGGCAGGCACTGGACCTTCTCATCAAGAGGGGCGTGGGATGTGCGGTCGTGACGCTGGGAGCAGGCGGCTCTGCTGCGCGTGAGGGAACACGACTTTACCGTGCCCCCGCCGCCCGCGTCAACGCGGTGGACACGACGGCATCGGGAGATACCTACCTCGGCGTGCTTTGCGCGGCATATGTTAACGGGATGCCGATGGAGGACGCCATGAGGAGGGCAAGCGCGGCAGCCGGTATCACCGCATCCCGCGTCGGGGCACAGCGGGCCATTCCAACGGCCGCCGAAGTCGACGCCTTTATGCGCGAGGCCTAG
- a CDS encoding nucleotidyl transferase AbiEii/AbiGii toxin family protein, whose protein sequence is MRTKNAIQLKAIIRNRAKVEGVLSQLVMQSYLFERLLERISLSTWRDNIVIKGGVLISSLVGVGKRSTKDLGTTVRGFPLSPENVEKTFREIVDVKADNDFSLSSSCALRTYARPTTTLASGSTCWRTTRR, encoded by the coding sequence GTGAGGACAAAGAACGCGATACAGCTCAAGGCTATCATCCGCAACCGGGCGAAGGTCGAGGGCGTCCTTTCGCAGCTGGTGATGCAGAGCTACCTGTTCGAGAGGCTGCTGGAACGCATCTCCCTCTCGACGTGGCGAGACAACATCGTCATCAAGGGTGGAGTGCTCATCAGCTCGCTTGTCGGCGTGGGCAAGCGCAGCACGAAGGACCTGGGCACCACCGTGCGCGGCTTCCCGCTCTCTCCTGAGAACGTCGAAAAGACGTTCCGGGAGATCGTGGACGTGAAGGCTGACAATGACTTCTCTCTTTCGAGTTCGTGCGCACTGAGGACATACGCGAGACCGACGACTACCCTGGCATCAGGGTCCACCTGCTGGCGAACTACGAGAAGATGA
- a CDS encoding RNA-binding domain-containing protein: MNLGMETECVEYKRSTSEMREGMESIASILNKHGHGTLYFGVRPSDGEVVGQDVSEKTLRDISQKVGELIEPRIYPQIERLETLEGKAYVRVEFSGFETPYACDGRYRIRRADEDIVMSHAKLAEMMRESENRSNPWDSRNSDTPVSAVDEKALRRYVERGVEAKRIPFSYTEPTDVLSRLGLLCEDGMLTNAAAVCFVPSKDIMLKMGVFADSKRVHILDNQQVTGTLFSMVDAAELYILNNIRRAFVIDGSSLHRREVPEIPMDAVREALFNAFAHRQYEDDSAIQIDVFWDHVYIYSPGLFPVGFNPEDYLTGEESTSKPRNRLIATTLYRSGDIEIYGTGLQRIKAACDEANVPFSVTQSRHGVHVSFMRSEGIAAGNTPATVDARRQGDARTAILRYARGHNGITTAATSELVGEKDYTARRLLNSMVEEGLLEKTGGRKGRVYKAIRHSH, from the coding sequence ATGAACCTCGGCATGGAGACCGAGTGCGTCGAGTACAAACGCAGCACGTCCGAGATGCGCGAGGGCATGGAGTCCATCGCCTCCATCCTCAACAAGCACGGCCACGGCACGCTCTACTTTGGCGTACGCCCCTCCGATGGTGAGGTCGTGGGACAGGACGTCTCCGAGAAGACCCTGCGTGACATCAGTCAGAAGGTCGGCGAGCTCATCGAGCCGCGTATCTACCCGCAGATCGAGCGCCTGGAAACCCTTGAGGGCAAGGCGTACGTGCGCGTCGAGTTCTCCGGCTTCGAGACGCCCTACGCGTGCGACGGGCGCTACCGCATCCGTCGGGCGGATGAGGACATCGTCATGAGCCACGCCAAGCTGGCCGAGATGATGCGCGAGAGCGAGAACCGCTCCAACCCGTGGGACAGCCGCAACTCGGACACCCCGGTCTCCGCCGTCGACGAGAAGGCGCTGCGCCGCTACGTCGAGCGTGGCGTGGAGGCAAAGCGCATACCGTTCAGCTACACCGAGCCCACAGACGTCCTCTCGCGCCTCGGCCTGCTCTGCGAGGACGGCATGCTCACCAACGCCGCTGCCGTCTGCTTCGTCCCGTCAAAGGACATCATGCTGAAGATGGGCGTCTTCGCCGACAGCAAGCGCGTCCACATCCTCGACAACCAGCAAGTCACCGGCACGCTCTTCTCCATGGTCGACGCAGCTGAGCTCTACATCCTGAACAACATCCGGCGTGCCTTCGTCATAGACGGCTCCTCACTGCACAGGCGCGAAGTGCCCGAGATCCCGATGGACGCCGTGCGTGAAGCGCTATTCAACGCCTTTGCGCACCGCCAGTACGAGGACGACTCCGCCATCCAGATAGACGTCTTCTGGGATCACGTCTACATCTACAGCCCGGGCCTCTTCCCCGTCGGCTTCAACCCCGAGGACTACCTCACAGGCGAGGAGAGCACTTCCAAGCCTAGGAACAGACTCATTGCCACGACGCTCTACCGTTCCGGCGACATCGAGATCTACGGAACCGGACTGCAGCGCATCAAGGCCGCCTGCGACGAGGCGAACGTGCCCTTCTCGGTTACCCAGTCTAGGCACGGTGTGCATGTCTCCTTCATGCGCTCGGAGGGCATTGCCGCAGGGAATACGCCGGCAACCGTCGATGCCCGCAGACAAGGGGACGCGAGGACCGCCATACTTCGCTACGCACGCGGGCATAACGGGATCACCACCGCCGCCACATCCGAGCTTGTTGGCGAGAAGGACTACACAGCCAGAAGGTTACTCAACTCCATGGTCGAAGAGGGGCTGCTTGAGAAGACAGGCGGCCGCAAGGGGCGCGTCTACAAGGCCATCCGACACTCTCACTGA
- a CDS encoding IS5 family transposase — MAQLTFSDVEMGMGRKRETRRSRFLDRLSKSCPWDAWLALVREARGADAGARGAGPAMGRPRVDDLVLLRMYMVQVCFGLSDRECEDQVWDSATMRSFVGVAPFEVPDATTLCKFRHLLERCGVGEAMVSSAFGSAADGGLAVSRGTIVDATFIESPSSTRNADGARDPDAHQAKKGQNWHFGYKLGVGVDAETGVPHSVRMDAANVHDLDQVPDLVREGDERVWADAGYVGVGRRPEVAGDPSLSGVEWIVAKRRSQVGEDDLVAEAAKSAARSVVEHVFHWVKDIFGLRKTRYKGLAKVSNQAFAAVAAAGCMIARRGRRLCGPPLALSAERIALQRERLEERRRRAEGGAPAAA; from the coding sequence ATGGCACAGCTCACATTCTCTGACGTCGAGATGGGCATGGGACGGAAGCGCGAGACCAGGCGCTCCCGGTTCCTCGACCGCCTCTCCAAGTCCTGCCCCTGGGACGCCTGGCTCGCCCTCGTGAGGGAGGCCCGCGGGGCCGACGCCGGGGCGAGGGGGGCCGGCCCCGCGATGGGCAGGCCGAGGGTCGACGACCTCGTGCTGCTGCGCATGTACATGGTGCAGGTCTGCTTCGGCCTCTCCGACCGCGAGTGCGAGGACCAGGTCTGGGACTCCGCGACGATGCGCTCCTTCGTCGGCGTGGCGCCCTTCGAGGTCCCCGACGCCACGACCCTGTGCAAGTTTCGCCACCTGCTCGAGCGCTGCGGGGTCGGCGAGGCCATGGTCTCCTCGGCCTTCGGGTCCGCCGCGGACGGAGGGCTCGCCGTGAGCCGGGGCACCATCGTGGACGCCACCTTCATCGAGAGCCCGTCGTCGACGAGGAACGCCGACGGCGCGCGGGATCCCGACGCCCACCAGGCCAAGAAGGGGCAGAACTGGCACTTCGGGTACAAGCTCGGGGTGGGCGTGGACGCCGAGACGGGCGTGCCGCACTCGGTGCGCATGGACGCCGCGAACGTCCACGACCTCGACCAGGTCCCCGACCTCGTGCGCGAGGGTGACGAGCGCGTCTGGGCCGACGCCGGCTACGTCGGCGTCGGGAGGAGGCCGGAGGTCGCCGGCGACCCCTCCCTCTCCGGCGTCGAGTGGATCGTCGCCAAGAGGCGCTCGCAGGTCGGCGAGGACGACCTGGTCGCAGAGGCCGCCAAGTCGGCCGCCCGCAGTGTCGTCGAGCACGTCTTCCACTGGGTCAAGGACATATTCGGGCTGCGGAAGACGCGCTATAAGGGGCTCGCCAAGGTGTCCAACCAGGCCTTCGCCGCCGTCGCCGCAGCCGGCTGCATGATCGCGAGGCGGGGACGGCGGCTCTGCGGGCCGCCCCTCGCGCTGTCGGCGGAGAGGATAGCCCTGCAACGCGAGAGGCTCGAGGAGCGGCGACGGAGGGCGGAGGGTGGGGCGCCGGCCGCGGCATAG
- a CDS encoding GIY-YIG nuclease family protein, producing the protein MIKLTTMTVQLIDCRPDGIRICHVEGESLITVVVPRDLLSKAKQLPDIPKRGIYYLLDEGHGVISRVYAGQTTQGLRRLDAHKSAKDFWNTSVMFLDDEVNIDRDVLDALEANAIDYVRKHGSYETDNSDTPQPYVSPYKEQTVQSLHRSILFRMAALGYDLNRIEDVPPRPRANCARRHDGPGYDLNRIEDVHSSEDKLFHTRKKGVVATGRYDERADTFVVLAGSQVDLSRPVLKSSIAADRRCELFGDAEGICLLGNNQSFNSPSAAAVFVLGGSQNGWIEWINDQGQTLDYVYRRKKD; encoded by the coding sequence ATGATCAAGCTCACTACCATGACCGTCCAGCTCATTGACTGCAGGCCTGACGGCATACGCATCTGCCACGTGGAGGGCGAGTCCCTCATCACGGTCGTCGTCCCACGGGATTTGCTCTCCAAGGCGAAACAGCTGCCTGATATCCCCAAGCGCGGCATCTACTACCTCCTTGATGAGGGGCACGGTGTCATCAGTCGCGTCTACGCAGGGCAGACGACGCAGGGGCTGCGGCGGCTTGACGCGCACAAGTCTGCCAAGGACTTCTGGAACACGTCAGTCATGTTTTTGGATGACGAGGTGAACATTGACCGAGACGTTCTCGATGCCCTCGAGGCGAATGCCATCGACTATGTACGCAAGCACGGCTCCTACGAGACCGACAACTCAGACACGCCCCAGCCTTACGTGAGTCCCTACAAGGAGCAGACCGTCCAGAGCCTGCATCGGAGCATCCTCTTCAGGATGGCGGCCCTCGGCTATGACCTCAACCGCATCGAGGACGTCCCCCCTCGCCCAAGAGCCAACTGTGCCAGGCGGCATGATGGGCCAGGCTACGACCTCAACCGCATCGAGGATGTCCACTCTTCCGAGGACAAGCTCTTCCACACGAGGAAAAAAGGCGTTGTTGCCACGGGACGCTACGACGAGCGCGCTGACACATTTGTCGTGTTGGCTGGCTCGCAGGTGGATCTCTCCCGGCCCGTGCTCAAGAGCTCCATTGCCGCAGACAGAAGGTGCGAGCTCTTTGGCGATGCGGAAGGAATCTGCCTTCTGGGGAACAATCAGAGCTTCAACAGCCCGAGCGCGGCGGCGGTGTTCGTGCTGGGTGGTAGCCAGAACGGCTGGATCGAGTGGATAAACGACCAGGGCCAGACCCTCGACTACGTTTACCGCAGAAAGAAGGACTGA
- a CDS encoding YjdF family protein yields MEQSSITLTVLFDAPFWVGIFERVEGGELAVAKVTFGAEPSDPEVLDFVLGHFCDLKFSPPVAAEAHRVAESPKRRQRAARRQVRESGIGTRSQRALQAQLEAAKSERKREGKELREAEERRKFDLRQAKRREKRRGH; encoded by the coding sequence ATGGAGCAATCCAGCATCACGCTGACCGTGCTGTTCGACGCACCCTTCTGGGTGGGCATCTTCGAGAGGGTCGAGGGCGGCGAGCTCGCGGTGGCGAAGGTCACCTTCGGCGCCGAGCCGAGCGACCCCGAGGTCCTAGACTTCGTGCTCGGGCACTTCTGCGACCTCAAGTTCAGCCCACCCGTGGCGGCGGAGGCACACCGCGTCGCCGAGAGCCCGAAGCGCAGGCAGCGGGCAGCCCGCAGGCAGGTAAGGGAGTCTGGCATCGGCACCAGGTCGCAACGGGCGCTGCAGGCGCAGCTTGAGGCGGCCAAGTCCGAGCGCAAGCGTGAGGGAAAGGAGCTCCGCGAGGCCGAGGAACGGCGCAAGTTCGACCTCAGGCAGGCAAAGCGTCGCGAGAAGCGTCGCGGCCACTAG
- a CDS encoding IS5 family transposase, which produces MPWREWVALIESHYPDGRRGRRPVGRGRMPGTCLLQVWFHLSDEACEDAVLDSRATRRFVGIDMMSEQVPDATTLPEFRHLLEGEGLGEGMLAELVSILDERGIIMRGGSIVDATFVESPSSTKNRERSRDPEAHQAKKGNNWHFGYKAHAGVDAGTGLAHTVEVTAANVSDVAVAPSLLRPDDEFCYAGAGHAGARGRQQAPGHPDPSEVTWRIARRRSRVPGRDHPEVSWERGIESSLSRVRSKVEHPFHVIKDLFGLRRTRYRGLEKNRNQLCVAFALADLALLAQAGRTLAPTCA; this is translated from the coding sequence GTGCCCTGGAGGGAGTGGGTCGCGCTCATCGAGTCCCACTACCCGGACGGGAGGCGCGGCAGGAGGCCCGTCGGCCGCGGGCGCATGCCCGGGACGTGCCTCCTGCAGGTCTGGTTCCACCTCTCCGACGAGGCGTGCGAGGACGCCGTCCTGGACTCGAGGGCCACGCGGCGCTTCGTCGGCATCGACATGATGTCCGAGCAGGTGCCGGACGCGACGACCCTCCCCGAGTTCCGCCACCTGCTCGAGGGGGAGGGGCTCGGGGAGGGGATGCTCGCCGAGCTCGTCTCCATCCTGGACGAGCGCGGCATCATCATGCGCGGGGGGTCCATCGTCGACGCCACCTTCGTCGAGTCCCCCTCCTCGACGAAGAACCGGGAGCGCTCGCGCGACCCGGAGGCCCACCAGGCTAAGAAGGGCAACAACTGGCACTTCGGGTACAAGGCGCACGCGGGCGTCGACGCGGGGACTGGCCTCGCGCACACGGTGGAGGTCACCGCCGCGAACGTGTCGGACGTGGCCGTGGCGCCGTCGCTGCTGCGCCCCGACGACGAGTTCTGCTACGCCGGCGCGGGCCACGCGGGCGCGCGGGGGCGCCAGCAGGCCCCCGGCCACCCGGACCCCTCGGAGGTCACCTGGAGGATCGCGAGGCGCCGCTCGAGGGTCCCGGGGCGCGACCACCCGGAGGTCTCGTGGGAGCGAGGGATAGAGAGCTCCCTCTCCCGTGTGCGCTCGAAGGTCGAGCACCCCTTCCACGTCATCAAGGACCTCTTCGGGCTCAGGAGGACGAGGTACCGAGGGCTCGAGAAGAACCGCAACCAGCTCTGCGTCGCCTTCGCGCTCGCGGACCTCGCCCTGCTCGCGCAGGCGGGAAGGACCCTGGCCCCGACCTGCGCGTAG
- a CDS encoding helix-turn-helix domain-containing protein, with translation MDMVKVGSFLQELRRQSNVTQEQLAERMGVARRTVSRWETGRNMPDLDILVELADFYEVDLREILNGERKGEHMNEELRETALQVAEYSGEEKLKITRRMHWLFLAGLASATVYLVLVLTNKADDFGGGLCLGIEFGTVIIGVIMTSRYAAKIREFKLRLLARQ, from the coding sequence ATGGATATGGTGAAGGTAGGAAGTTTTCTTCAGGAGCTCCGGAGGCAAAGCAATGTAACTCAAGAACAGTTGGCAGAGCGAATGGGCGTGGCGCGCAGGACGGTTTCTCGCTGGGAGACCGGACGAAACATGCCGGATCTTGACATATTGGTTGAGCTGGCTGACTTCTACGAAGTCGACCTGCGCGAAATCCTAAACGGCGAAAGGAAAGGTGAGCACATGAACGAAGAGCTGAGGGAAACGGCATTGCAGGTCGCAGAGTACAGTGGAGAAGAAAAGCTGAAAATCACACGGAGGATGCATTGGTTGTTCCTCGCGGGACTGGCTTCGGCCACCGTCTACCTAGTTCTGGTTCTAACGAACAAGGCAGATGACTTTGGCGGCGGGTTGTGCCTGGGGATAGAGTTTGGGACGGTAATCATAGGCGTCATCATGACGAGCAGATACGCCGCAAAGATCAGAGAATTCAAGTTGAGACTTTTAGCAAGGCAGTAG
- a CDS encoding alpha/beta fold hydrolase has translation MSKDRAESKFLTVGPDIQVHYWDKGEGDAIVFIPGLTFSGEIFRHQLEHFSDRHRVIAVDPRGQGLSTKTVYGNDYVTHGADVRRLVDALSLENVTLVGWSTGNLEVWSYLEQAGYDKVAGVVTIDMSPLPLCEDPAWWTEGTPAELSEVATRVLIHPESAEAFWDEYLTQVMMQRELDEDEHEYLMDMSRRTPHWVARQLFCDAILSDYLEVARTAAKTVPTLMYVAEHWADVAEPFCHAQFPETSTCVMGGHLMAYEYPERFNARLEEFLESERR, from the coding sequence ATGTCAAAGGACCGAGCAGAGAGCAAGTTCCTTACCGTGGGCCCGGACATTCAGGTCCACTACTGGGACAAGGGCGAGGGAGACGCCATCGTCTTCATCCCGGGCCTTACTTTCTCGGGCGAGATCTTCAGGCATCAGCTCGAACACTTCTCGGACCGCCACCGCGTGATCGCCGTCGACCCGCGCGGCCAGGGCCTCTCCACCAAGACCGTTTACGGTAACGACTACGTCACTCACGGTGCGGACGTCAGGAGGCTCGTGGACGCCCTCAGCCTCGAGAACGTGACGCTCGTGGGTTGGTCCACCGGCAACCTGGAGGTCTGGAGCTACCTGGAGCAGGCAGGCTACGACAAGGTCGCCGGCGTCGTCACGATCGACATGAGCCCGCTGCCGCTCTGTGAGGATCCGGCCTGGTGGACCGAGGGCACGCCTGCTGAGCTCTCCGAGGTGGCCACGCGCGTCCTCATCCACCCCGAGAGCGCGGAGGCCTTCTGGGATGAGTACCTCACGCAGGTCATGATGCAGCGTGAGCTCGACGAGGACGAGCACGAGTACCTGATGGACATGAGCCGCCGCACGCCCCACTGGGTGGCCCGCCAGCTCTTCTGTGACGCCATCCTCAGCGACTACCTCGAGGTCGCCAGGACGGCCGCCAAGACCGTGCCCACGCTCATGTACGTCGCCGAGCACTGGGCCGACGTGGCCGAGCCCTTCTGCCACGCGCAGTTCCCCGAGACGTCCACCTGCGTCATGGGCGGCCACCTCATGGCCTACGAGTACCCGGAGAGGTTCAACGCCCGCCTCGAGGAGTTCCTCGAAAGCGAGCGGCGGTAG